From the genome of Nakamurella flavida:
CCCTGTCCGGCCGGACAGCGCTGGTCACCGGCGCGGGCAGCGGCATCGGGCGGCGCATCGCGATCGGCCTGGCCCAGGCCGGCGCCGACGTCGCCTGCCTGGACCGCGTCGCGGCCGGGGTCGCCGAGACCGTCTCCACCATCGAAGGTCTCGGCCGGCGGGCGATCGCCCTCACCGGTGACGTCACCGACCCCGACGACCTCGCCGCGGCCACGGCGAGCACGGAGACCGAGCTGGGCGACCTGACCGTCGCGGTGAACTGCGCGGGCATCGCCTCGGCCACACCCGCGGAGGATCTCGACGTCGCCGACTGGAACCGGACCATCGCGGTCAACCTCACCGGGGTGTTCCTGTCCTGCCAGGCCGAGGCGCGGCGGATGTTCGCCCACGGTGGCGGCACCATCGTCAACATCGCATCCATGTCCGGCGTCATCGCCAACCGTGGCCTCAAGCAGGCGCACTACAACTCGTCCAAGGCCGGCGTCATCCACCTGACGAAGAGCCTGGCCACGGAGTGGGTCGACCGCGGCGTCCGGGTCAACGCCATCAGCCCCGGCTACACCGCGACGCCGATGAACACCCGACCCGAGATGGTCGATCAGATGCGGGTGTTCGAATCGGAGACCCCCATGCAGCGCAGCGCCTCGGTCGACGAGATGGTCGGTCCCGCGGTGTTCCTCGCCAGCCCCGCCTCGTCCTACTGCACCGGGGTCGACCTGCTGGTCGACGGCGGCTTCACCTGCTGGTGACCCGCCCACTCCCCCATCCGCTCACCCCGCTCGTCACCGACCTGAAGGACGTCGACATGACTCCCCTGACCGTGCCCGCATGCTGACCACCGACCGCGCCACCGCGGAGAAGTACCTGGCCACCCGCAAGGAGCTGGCCGACGCCCCCGTCGAGGACGTCATCGCCGCGCTGACCGCCATGGCGACGCAGATCCGGCTGTGGGACCTGGAGATGATCAACCGGGCCAAGCTGGGTCACATCGGCGGCGACTTCTCCGTCACCGACATCCTCACCACGCTCTACGGCGCCGTGTTGAACGTCGACCCCACCAACCCGACGGACCCCGAGCGCGACCGGTTCATCCTCAGCAAGGGGCACACCGCCGGCGCCCTCTACTCGACCCTGGCCTACTGCGGCTTCTTCCCGCAGGCCGAGCTGGCCACCTTCGCCCAGGCGCTGTCACCGCTCAACGGTCACCCCAACCGCACCAAGGTGCCCGGCGTGGAGACCAACACCGGCCCGCTGGGCCACGGGTTCCCCGTCGCCGTCGGCCACGCGCTGGCCGCGAAGCTGCAGGGTTCGCCGCGCCGCACCTTCGTGGTGATGGGTGACGGCGAGATGCAGGAGGGCAGCAACTGGGAGGCCGCGATGACCGCCGCCCACTACGAGCTGAGCTCGGTCACCGCGATCATCGACCGCAACCGGTTGCAGCAGGGTGCGGGCACCGAGGACACCAAGACCCTCGAGCCGTTCCCGGACAAGCTGGCCAGCTTCGGCTTCGAGGTCCGCGACATCCCCGGCCACGACTTCGCCGCCCTGCTGCTGGCCACCCAGCCCTCCACCACCGGCAAGC
Proteins encoded in this window:
- a CDS encoding SDR family oxidoreductase translates to MTTPPGSTLVGPELFSLSGRTALVTGAGSGIGRRIAIGLAQAGADVACLDRVAAGVAETVSTIEGLGRRAIALTGDVTDPDDLAAATASTETELGDLTVAVNCAGIASATPAEDLDVADWNRTIAVNLTGVFLSCQAEARRMFAHGGGTIVNIASMSGVIANRGLKQAHYNSSKAGVIHLTKSLATEWVDRGVRVNAISPGYTATPMNTRPEMVDQMRVFESETPMQRSASVDEMVGPAVFLASPASSYCTGVDLLVDGGFTCW
- a CDS encoding transketolase, producing MLTTDRATAEKYLATRKELADAPVEDVIAALTAMATQIRLWDLEMINRAKLGHIGGDFSVTDILTTLYGAVLNVDPTNPTDPERDRFILSKGHTAGALYSTLAYCGFFPQAELATFAQALSPLNGHPNRTKVPGVETNTGPLGHGFPVAVGHALAAKLQGSPRRTFVVMGDGEMQEGSNWEAAMTAAHYELSSVTAIIDRNRLQQGAGTEDTKTLEPFPDKLASFGFEVRDIPGHDFAALLLATQPSTTGKPVAVIANTVKGKGVSFMENRVEWHHKVPSDEQVTQAVQELTNA